A single region of the Melopsittacus undulatus isolate bMelUnd1 chromosome 10, bMelUnd1.mat.Z, whole genome shotgun sequence genome encodes:
- the FAM193B gene encoding protein FAM193B, whose translation MAAAASPRRASPSLLSPGQGPDGPRRHIGCCPGCGGRRATLAMTRRRNKAAAAAAGVGSGPRRERLGGSDAGPPPPPPPPPPPPEPPALPEVVVAAGSSGEPGRATAQVLPTTNQSVQTCCLLCHRERKDWGGPSHNGLVSPGERLPPDFVPTLVQNLLGEMPLWICQSCRKSVEEEERRAVQEQALAVSLSHTSCKSQSCGGGSHSSSSSSSSSSSSCHGNSGDWDPSSFLSAHKLSGLWNSQHTNGAMQGSPLGVPPAALGEKHPGLAVSPECTSQAPAVAPGLKACPYSHAASPTSSSAAPGSPLPTSLDFCKTLPKQFKSMCRRATPPGEAFHSSEHHQHSDLTAPPNSPTGLPSQPPALIPSKQTPAHAGPFGSPPHVPLGTSQQAALFPAPSVQAAAPKLVSESPPTGTVSHSPGSCKSPHLPPANVPLLKMPPPLSGCTHPCNGHCSTSLIAPPASHQLPSTNRDPSCKGHKFPNGTSCHPPQPCEADEGLGEDEDSSSERSSCTSSSTNQKDGKFCDCCYCEFFGHNAPPAAPTSRNYAEIREKLRSRLTKRKEELPQKLGHNSSGEPAVDHRNVDELLDYINSTEPKPLNSAKAAKRARHKQKKKEKEKAQLEAEAQKRAERTPAASQAREPAEEKLLEWPELELERVNSFLSSRLQEIKNTIKDSIRASFSVYDLNLDVNDFPKKAAVLEQKNLLSNLNGSSDLQDIDLALAPLSLGPAKSHTLLRSELGPRWGEGPGEPPPVPAAENGVVKRLSAVPSLSRMIWVQSKAADSAVDGSGLSPEPKEGSQPKGLEPPEPVPSRQRKNKRQNGTAKKGEGLAAVPRLESPGVKGQVLGTKHPSKASASEPQRVGSCAEQSESGKGQSWGGSRMEKERNSEWKNRRAEGKVELPEPVQQQLPALSTGDRQLPVPPILGGSPQPKGKSRKSRNKVEKSNTSIDDVFLPKDLDGAEMDETDREVEYFKRFCLDSAKQTRQKVAVNWTNFTLKKTTSSAAQ comes from the exons ATGGCGGCCGCGGCTTCACCTCGCCGagcctccccctccctcctttcccccgGGCAGGGGCCGGACGGGCCGCGCCGCCATATTGGCTGTTGTCCTGGCTGCGGCGGGCGGCGGGCCACGCTCGCCATGACTCGCAGGCGGAACaaggcggcggcagcggcggcgggtGTCGGCTCCGGGCCGCGCCGTGAGAGGCTGGGGGGTTCCGACGCCGgtccccctccccctcctccgCCACCGCCGCCTCCACCGGAACCGCCCGCCCTGCCTGAGGTGGTGGTGGCGGCGGGCAGCAGCGGGGAGCCGGGCAGAGCCACCGCTCAG GTGCTGCCCACCACTAACCAGTCAGTGCAGACGTGCTGCTTGCTCTGTCACCGGGAGCGCAAGGACTGGGGAGGGCCATCCCACAATGGGCTGGTTTCCCCTGGCGAGAGGCTGCCACCGGACTTTGTGCCAACGCTTGTGCAGAACCTCCTGGGAGAAATGCCACTGTGGATCTGCCAGAGCTGCCGGAAGAGCGTGGAGGAGGAGGAACGGCGGGCGGTGCAGGAGCAGGCCCTGGCG GTCTCGTTATCCCACACATCCTGCAAGTCGCAGTCTTGTGGGGGTGGCTcccactcctcttcctcctcctcctcctcttcttcctcctcgTGCCACGGGAACTCAGGGGACTGGGACCCCAGCTCTTTCTTGTCTGCTCACAAGCTCTCGGGCCTCTGGAACTCACAGCACACCAACGGGGCCATGCAGGGCAGCCCCCTCGGGGTCCCCCCTGCTGCACTAG GCGAGAAGCACCCCGGCCTTGCTGTGTCTCCGGAGTGCACCAGCCAGGCGCCGGCCGTGGCACCAGGGCTCAAGGCCTGTCCCTACAGCCACGCAGCCTCCCCCACCTCCAGCAGCGCTGCCCCAGGCTCGCCTCTGCCTACCTCACTTGACTTCTGCAAGACACTGCCGAAGCAGTTCAAAAGCATGTGCCGGAGGGCCACCCCGCCAG gTGAGGCCTTCCACTCCTCAGAGCACCATCAGCACTCCGACCTCACTGCTCCTCCCAACAGTCCCACGGGCCTCCCCTCCCAGCCACCAGCGCTGATCCCCTCCAAGCAGACACCTGCCCATGCGGGGCCCTTTGGCTCCCCGCCCCACGTCCCGCTGGGCACCTCCCAGCAGGCTGCGCTCTTCCCTGCACCCAGcgtgcaggcagcagccccaaAGCTGGTGTCTGAGTCCCCTCCCACCGGCACGGTCTCGCACAGCCCAGGGTCGTGCAAGAGCCCTCACCTGCCCCCTGCCAACGTGCCGCTGCTGAAGATGCCGCCTCCGCTGTCAGGCTGCACTCATCCCTGCAATGGGCACTGTAGCACTTCGCTCATCGCTCCTCCTGCCTCTCACCAGCTGCCCAGCACGAACAG GGACCCCTCTTGCAAAGGGCACAAATTCCCAAATGGTACCAGCTGCCACCCACCGCAGCCCTGTGAGGCAGATGAGGGACTTGGGGAGGATGAGGACAGCAGCTCCGAGCGCAGTTCCTgcacctcctcctccaccaACCAGAAAGATGGGAAGTTCTGCGACTGCTGCTACTGTGAGTTCTTCGGCCACAACGCG cccccagcTGCTCCCACCAGCCGCAACTATGCTGAGATCCGGGAGAAGCTGCGCTCACGCCTCACCAAGAGGAAAGAGGAGCTGCCACAGAAACTGGGGCACAACAGCTCGGGAGAGCCCGCTGTGGACCACCGCAATGTGGACGAGCTACTGGACTACATCAACAGCACAGAGCCCAAGCCCTTGAACAGTGCCAAGGCAGCCAAGCGAGCACGGCACAAGCAGAAGAAGAAG gagaaggagaaagccCAGCTGGAGGCGGAGGCCCAGAAGCGGGCAGAGCGCACCCCTGCAGCCAGCCAGGCGAGGGAGCCAGCtgaggagaagctgctggagtGGCCAGAGCTAGAGCTGGAGCGGGTGAACAGCTTCCTCAGCAGCCGGCTGCAGGAGATCAAGAACACCATCAAGGACTCCATCCGAGCCAGCTTCAGCGTCTATGACCTCAACCTGGATGTCAACGACTTCCCCAAGAAGGCAGCTGTTCTGGAGCAGAAGAACCTGCTCTCCAACCTCAATGGCTCCTCTGACCTGCAGGACATAGACCTGGCCCTGGCCCCGCTCAGCCTGGGCCCTGCCAAGAGCCACACACTGCTGCGGAGTGAGCTGGGCCCCCGATGGGGCGAGGGGCCTGGGGAGCCGCCACCAGTCCCGGCAGCTGAGAACGGTGTGGTGAAGCGCCTCAGCGCTGTGCCCAGCCTCTCCCGCATGATCTGGGTGCAGTCCAAGGCTGCGGACTCTGCTGTGGATGGTAGTGGCCTGAGCCCGGAACCCAAGGAGGGATCACAGCCCAAGGGGCTGGAGCCGCCAGAACCGGTACCGAGCCGGCAGCGCAAGAACAAGCGGCAGAACGGGACAGCAAAGAAAGGGGAGGGCCTGGCTGCAGTGCCCCGGCTGGAGAGCCCTGGTGTGAAGGGGCAGGTGCTGGGAACCAAGCACCCTTCCAAGGCCAGTGCCTCAGAGCCGCAGCGGGTGGGCAGCTGTGCCGAGCAGAGCGAGAGTGGCAAGGGGCAGTCCTGGGGCGGCAGCAGgatggagaaggagagaaacagCGAGTGGAAAAACCGGAGGGCAGAGGGCAAAGTGGAGCTGCCAGagccagtgcagcagcagctgcctgcattgAGCACTGGGGACCGGCaactcccagtgcctcccatcTTAGGGGGCTCCCCCCAGCCCAAGggcaagagcaggaaaagccGCAACAAGGTGGAGAAATCCAATACCTCGATCG ATGACGTGTTCCTGCCCAAGGACCTGGATGGGGCCGAGATGGATGAGACCGACAGAGAAGTGGAGTATTTCAAGAG GTTCTGCCTGGACTCGGCCAAGCAAACACGGCAGAAGGTGGCGGTGAACTGGACCAACTTCACCCTGAAGAAAACCACTTCCAGTGCAGCCCAGTGA
- the DDX41 gene encoding probable ATP-dependent RNA helicase DDX41, which yields MEAVDRKRQREEAEDTSDLSGEEDDDYVPYVPVKQRKQQMLQKLLQMRRKVVSEEEQRDSGSEQRGDEDDIPLGPQSNISLLDQHQHLKEKAEARKESAKEKQLKEEEKILESVAEGRALMSVKEMAKGITYDDPIKTSWRAPRYILAMSEARHDRVRKKYHILVEGEGIPPPLKSFKEMKFPAAILRGLKKKGIQQPTPIQIQGIPTILSGRDMIGIAFTGSGKTLVFTLPVIMFCLEQEKRLPFSKREGPYGLIICPSRELARQTHGIIEYYCRLLQEDGLPPLRCALCIGGMSVKEQMETIKHGVHMMVATPGRLMDLLQKKMVSLDICRYLALDEADRMIDMGFEGDIRTIFSYFKGQRQTLLFSATMPKKIQNFAKSALVKPITINVGRAGAASLDVVQEVEYVKEEAKMVYLLECLQKTPPPVLIFAEKKADVDAIHEYLLLKGVEAVAIHGGKDQEERTKAIEAFRDGKKDVLVATDVASKGLDFPAIQHVINYDMPEEIENYVHRIGRTGRSGNTGIATTFINKACDESVLMDLKALLLEAKQKVPPVLQVLHCGDETMLDIRGERGCAFCGGLGHRITGCPKLEAMQTKQVSNIGRKDYLAHSSMDF from the exons ATGGAGGCGGTGGACAGGAAG AGACAGCGGGAGGAGGCGGAGGACACGTCCGACCTGTCCGGGGAGGAGGATGACGACTACGTGCCCTACGTGCCCGTCAAGCAGCGGAAGCAGCAGATG ctgcagaagctgctgcagatgcGGAGGAAGGTGGTGTCGGAGGAAGAGCAGCGGGACAGCGGGAGCGAGCAGCGGGGTGACGAGGATGACATCCCGCTGGGGCCGCAGTCCAACATCAGCCTGCTggaccagcaccagcacctcaAGGAGAAGGCAGAAG ctcgGAAGGAGTCAGccaaggaaaagcagctgaaggaggaagagaagatcCTGGAGAGTGTGGCAGAGGGCCGAG CTTTGATGTCAGTGAAGGAGATGGCCAAGGGCATCACCTATGACGATCCAATTAAAACCAG CTGGAGAGCACCTCGTTACATCCTGGCCATGTCGGAGGCCCGGCATGACCGCGTGCGCAAGAAGTACCACATCCTGGTGGAGGGGGAAGGGATCCCGCCCCCCCTCAAGAGCTTTAAGGAGATGAAGTTCCCAGCAG CTATACTGAGGGGcctgaagaaaaagggaattcAGCAGCCAACACCCATACAGATCCAAGGCATCCCCACCAT CCTCTCAGGAAGGGATATGATTGGCATTGCCTTCACtggctctgggaagaccttgGTGTTCACCTTGCCAGTGATCATGTTctgcctggagcaggagaagaGGCTGCCCTTCTCCAAGCGAGAGGGACCCTACGGACTCATCATCTGTCCCTCG CGGGAGCTGGCCCGGCAAACCCATGGCATCATCGAGTACTACTGTcgcctgctgcaggaggacgGGCTGCCCCCGCTGCGCTGCGCCCTCTGCATCGGGGGCATGTCTGTCAAGGAGCAGATGGAGACGATCAAACA TGGTGTACACATGATGGTGGCAACCCCTGGCCGCCTGATGGACCTGCTGCAGAAGAAGATGGTGAGCCTGGACATCTGCCGTTACTTGGCCTTGGATGAGGCTGACAGGATGATTGATATGGGCTTTGAGGGGGACATCCGTACCATCTTCTCCTACTTCAAG GGCCAGCGGCAGACCCTCCTCTTCAGTGCCACGATGCCCAAGAAGATCCAGAACTTTGCCAAGAGTGCCCTGGTGAAGCCCATCACCATTAATGTGGGCCGAGCGGGTGCTGCCAGTCTGGATGTTGTGCAG GAGGTGGAGTATGTGAAAGAGGAGGCCAAGATGGTGTACCTCCTCGAGTGCCTGCAGAAGACCCCACCACCA gtgctgatCTTTGCAGAGAAGAAGGCGGATGTTGATGCAATCCATGAGTACCTGCTGCTCAAGGGTGTGGAAGCTGTGGCCATCCATGGAGGAAAAG ATCAAGAAGAACGAACAAAAGCTATCGAGGCCTTCCGCGATGGGAAGAAGGATGTCCTGGTTGCCACTGATGTCGCTTCCAAGGGCTTGGATTTTCCGGCCATCCAGCACGTCATCAACTACGACATGCCGGAGGAGATAGAGAACTATG TTCACCGCATTGGGCGTACAGGCCGTTCGGGCAACACAGGCATTGCCACCACCTTCATCAACAAGGCCTGTG ACGAGTCGGTGCTGATGGACCTGAaggccctgctgctggaggcgAAGCAGAAGGTGCCACCTGTGCTCCAGGTGCTGCACTGCGGGGATGAGACCATGCTGGACATCAGAG GTGAGCGGGGTTGCGCCTTCTGTGGTGGCCTGGGCCATCGCATCACTGGCTGCCCCAAGCTGGAGGCGATGCAGACCAAGCAAGTCAGCAACATCGGCCGCAAGGACTACCTGGCTCACAGCTCTATGGACTTCTAG
- the DOK3 gene encoding docking protein 3 → MERPVKDGILYVQHYKFGKRSWRKMRAQLFAASASGVARMEKFDVRDDGTTLEKPSLRQCARRVIRLSDCVSVGPVGTESCPKATAAFCLTTTEKSYVLAAEQRDEWISQLCQLAFQGTKEMTQRNARTQPSPAVPMEENVLYSSWQDLTEFLVLVVWTDAAARCGLHGNYLLSVLPQSLTLKDLQSRQPLLTWPYPFLRKFGQDQTVFSFEAGRRSDSGEGTFTFSTPRAPELCHAVAAAIACQQQGKDTSDPRLFCATDPQLSTQGLEPKSWSPGAEEPQPSPTLGGAQTPSQAPASLLHFSPAEPEGTGPIVYASIARGQQQPHFAAGQPGCSEAWAAGKPPPEHLYENIFTAEPAPARAEEEEEGRWELECRQAPEGHSSEATPLYDNRAALTQLPRGSPQQPEQRWARRGQEALSGRAGHKPQGTLRARLVRLLSRETPGPRDWA, encoded by the exons ATGGAGAGACCTGTGAAGGATGGGATCCTTTATGTGCAGCACTACAAATTTGGAAAG AGGTCCTGGAGGAAGATGCGAGCCCAGCTCTTTGCTGCCAGCGCCTCCGGTGTTGCCCGCATGGAGAAGTTCGATGTGCGGGATGATGGTACGACGCTGGAGAAGCCCTCGCTGCGGCAGTGCGCCCGCCGTGTAATCCGCCTCTCTGACTGTGTCTCCGTGGGCCCAGTGGGCACAGAGAGCTGCCCCAAAGCCACCGCTGCCTTCTGCCTCACCACCACGGAGAAGAGCTACGTGCTGGCGGCTGAGCAGCGGGATGAGTGGatctcccagctctgccagctggcCTTCCAG GGGACAAAGGAGATGACACAGAGGAATGCCAGGACCCAGCCCAGCCCCGCTGTTCCCATGGAAGAGAATGTCCTCTATTCCTCCTGGCAGGACT TGACTGAATTCCTGGTGCTGGTGGTCTGGACGGATGCGGCTGCCCGCTGTGGCCTGCATGGGAACTACCTGCTCTCAGTTCTTCCTCAGAGCCTGACACTGAAAGACCTGCAGTCCCGCCAGCCCCTGCTCACCTGGCCCTACCCCTTCCTCCGCAAGTTTGGCCAGGATCAG ACTGTCTTCTCCTTCGAGGCTGGCCGCCGCAGTGACTCTGGTGAAGGTACCTTCACCTTCAGCACCCCTCGGGCCCCAGAGCTCTGCCACGCTGTTGCCGCTGCCATcgcctgccagcagcagggcaagGACACCTCCGACCCGCGGCTCTTCTGTGCCACAGACCCCCAGCTCTCTACACAGGGCCTCGAGCCAAAGTCCTGGAGCCCTGGGGCTGAGGAGCCGCAGCCCAGCCCCACCCTTGGGGGGGCACAGACCCCATCCCAGGCCCCTGCCAGCCTTCTTCACTTCTCTCCTGCTGAGCCAGAGGGCACAGGCCCCATCGTCTATGCCTCCATCGCACggggccagcagcagccccacttTGCAGCAGGGCAGCCGGGCTGCAGTGAGGCCTGGGCTGCGGGGAAGCCGCCCCCTGAGCATCTCTATGAGAACATCTTCACTGCGGAGCCGGCTCCAGCCAGGGccgaggaagaggaggaagggcgGTGGGAGCTGGAGTGCCGGCAGGCCCCCGAGGGCCACAGCAGCGAGGCCACCCCCCTCTATGACAACCGGGCCGCCCTGACCCAGCTCCCGCGGGGCAGCCCCCAGCAACCTGAGCAGCGCTGGGCCCGGAGGGGGCAGGAGGCGCTGTCGGGGCGCGCCGGGCACAAGCCCCAGGGCACCCTCCGGGCCCGGCTGGTGCGGCTGCTGAGCCGGGAGACCCCGGGCCCGCGGGACTGGGCCTGA